A genomic region of Streptomyces rimosus contains the following coding sequences:
- a CDS encoding TetR/AcrR family transcriptional regulator codes for MTTECAPATSHAGGRPGARERVLSAAYDLFSRRGIRDVGVNEVIHRSRVAKATFYRHFPSKDDLVLAFLDRREQQWTRGLIEAGARRRGRTPEERLLAVFDVFDDWFRHPDFDACTFINVLLEMGWRHPLGRASIRYLENVRILVRTLAEEAHLRDCDGFSRSWHILMKGSIIAAAEGDPHAARRAQTMARCLIEQHR; via the coding sequence ATGACGACCGAGTGCGCGCCGGCCACGTCGCACGCCGGGGGTCGGCCCGGCGCCCGCGAGCGGGTACTGAGCGCCGCCTATGACCTGTTCTCGCGCCGTGGTATCCGCGATGTCGGCGTCAACGAGGTCATCCACCGCTCCCGGGTGGCCAAGGCGACCTTCTACCGCCACTTCCCCTCCAAGGACGACCTGGTCCTCGCCTTCCTCGACCGCCGCGAACAGCAGTGGACCCGCGGCCTGATCGAGGCCGGCGCCCGCCGCCGCGGCCGCACCCCCGAGGAACGCCTGCTGGCCGTCTTCGACGTGTTCGACGACTGGTTCCGCCACCCCGACTTCGACGCCTGCACCTTCATCAACGTCCTGCTGGAGATGGGCTGGCGGCACCCGCTGGGCCGGGCCAGCATCCGCTACCTGGAAAACGTCCGGATTCTCGTCCGTACGCTGGCCGAAGAGGCCCACCTGCGCGACTGCGACGGCTTCTCCCGCTCCTGGCACATCCTCATGAAGGGCTCCATCATCGCCGCCGCCGAGGGCGACCCGCACGCCGCGCGCCGTGCGCAGACGATGGCCCGCTGCCTGATCGAACAGCATCGGTGA
- a CDS encoding STAS domain-containing protein: protein MSLQTDRSSQAGPDALGVRTRLFGSSAVLTVRGEIDYGTVPVLDAAVAALPSGLGSVVLEMTGVTFMDAAGLHFLRRLDAYGRQCQIPVRALNLRRQPRRVLELARMWPGTPRAEKFFGRAAPAGVPTAREPQ, encoded by the coding sequence ATGTCCCTACAGACAGACCGGTCTTCCCAGGCCGGTCCGGATGCCCTGGGGGTCCGCACCCGGCTGTTCGGCTCCTCGGCCGTGCTGACCGTGCGGGGCGAGATCGATTACGGCACCGTGCCCGTACTGGACGCGGCCGTCGCGGCGTTACCGTCCGGCCTGGGGAGCGTGGTCCTCGAAATGACCGGGGTCACCTTCATGGACGCGGCCGGGCTGCACTTCCTGCGGCGACTGGACGCGTACGGCCGGCAGTGCCAGATCCCGGTCCGGGCCCTCAACCTGCGCCGCCAGCCCCGCCGTGTGCTGGAGCTGGCCCGTATGTGGCCCGGCACGCCACGGGCGGAGAAGTTCTTCGGACGGGCGGCGCCGGCCGGTGTGCCGACGGCCCGGGAGCCGCAGTGA
- a CDS encoding ANTAR domain-containing protein, which translates to MRRRSLAALRLTSVLRVASALRAPRKVPRAAADALRDGTADTAAPDASGAAVERLRAENARLRRALAGRPVIDQARGILMATEGCTAERAWDILRQTSQHANLKVREVAGEVVADPTGTVPPGPVRTHLREAVRQHRAARRKAS; encoded by the coding sequence GTGAGGCGGCGCTCGCTCGCGGCCCTGCGGCTCACCTCCGTCCTGCGTGTCGCCTCCGCCCTGCGTGCGCCGCGGAAGGTGCCGAGAGCCGCGGCCGACGCCCTCCGTGACGGGACGGCGGATACCGCGGCTCCCGACGCTTCGGGGGCCGCGGTCGAGCGCCTGCGCGCGGAGAACGCGCGGTTGCGGCGGGCGCTGGCCGGGCGGCCGGTGATCGACCAGGCCCGCGGCATCCTGATGGCCACCGAGGGGTGCACGGCCGAACGGGCCTGGGACATCCTCCGGCAGACCTCCCAGCACGCGAACCTCAAGGTGCGCGAGGTCGCCGGCGAGGTGGTCGCCGACCCGACCGGGACCGTCCCGCCGGGGCCGGTGCGTACGCATCTGCGGGAGGCGGTGCGGCAGCACCGGGCCGCCCGGCGGAAAGCCTCCTGA